The stretch of DNA ACCTGACGTGGGACGAGTACACCGCGCTGGCCAAGAAGCTCACCACCGAGGCCAACGGCAAGAAGGTCTACGGCACCTACCACCACATCTGGCGTTCCGTGGTGCAGGCCATCGCGGCCGCCCAGGATGACGCCGACCAGAACAGCGGCGACTACGGCTTCTTCGAGGACCAGTACAACACTGCCCTGGACCTGCAGAAGAGCGGCGCCACCCTGGACTTCGGCACCGCCAAGAGCCAGAAGACCAGCTACCGCACCATGTTCGAGACCGGACAGGCGGCCATGATGCCCATGGGCACCTGGTACATCGCCGGCATCCTGCAGGCCAAGAAGGACGGCAAGTCCACCGTTGACTGGGGGCTGGCTCCGATGCCGCAGAAGAACGACGACGGCAAGGTCACCACTTTCGGTTCGCCCACCGCTTTCGCCGTCAACAAGAACGCCGCGCACTCGGATGCAGCCAAGAAGTTCATCGAGTGGGCTGCGGGTGAGGAAGGCGCCAAGGCCATCTCCAAGATCGGTGTTGTCCCCGCACTGCAGAACGACGCCATCACTGCCGAGTACTTCAAGCTTGCCGGCATGCCCACGGACGAGCTGTCCAAGAAGGCCTTCACCCCGGACAAGGTTGCCCTGGAAATGCCGGTCAGCGACAAGTCTGCCGCCACGGACAAGATCCTCAACCAGGAACACGACCTGGTCATGGTGGGTGAGCGCTCGGTGGCCGACGGTGTTGCCGAGATGGGCAAGCGCGTCAAAAGCGAAGTCCTGGGCAAGTAACAGGCAGCCATGAGCACTGAAACTATTCCTTCGACCGTTGCCCCGGCTGTCCACAGCCGGGGCAACCGGAAGCAGGCCCGGCGTAACACCCTGATTGGCTGGACGTTCATCCTGCCGAATTTCCTGGGGTTCCTGGCCTTCACCCTGATCCCGGTCCTGGCCGCGTTCGCGTTGTCCTTCATGGAATGGACCTCCTTCACCGCCCCCAAGTGGGTGGGACTGGCCAACTTCCAGCGAATGTTCGCGTCCG from Pseudarthrobacter chlorophenolicus A6 encodes:
- a CDS encoding ABC transporter substrate-binding protein; the encoded protein is MKRTTLAAIALAVTAGLGLSGCAGAAGPAEPQGQEGKTRLTVSVWNYEGTPEFKALFDSYEAANPDIDIEPVDILADDYPQKVTTMLAGGDTTDVLTMKNVIDYARYANNGQLQEINGVVDSVGKDNLAGLDAFDIGGKYYAAPYRQDFWLLYYNKDLLKAAGVENPADLTWDEYTALAKKLTTEANGKKVYGTYHHIWRSVVQAIAAAQDDADQNSGDYGFFEDQYNTALDLQKSGATLDFGTAKSQKTSYRTMFETGQAAMMPMGTWYIAGILQAKKDGKSTVDWGLAPMPQKNDDGKVTTFGSPTAFAVNKNAAHSDAAKKFIEWAAGEEGAKAISKIGVVPALQNDAITAEYFKLAGMPTDELSKKAFTPDKVALEMPVSDKSAATDKILNQEHDLVMVGERSVADGVAEMGKRVKSEVLGK